In a genomic window of bacterium:
- the selB gene encoding selenocysteine-specific translation elongation factor, which translates to MTSRPAAARVPVTRYAVVGTAGHIDHGKSALVRALTGTDPDRLAEEQRRGMTIDLGFAHVDLPSGVRAGIVDVPGHERLIKTMLAGATGVDLVLLVVAADEGVMPQTREHLDILRFLRVRRGIVVLTKLDLVTDSEWLALVREEIAGLVRGTFLETAPVVAVSARTGAGLPELRELIDRALADLPTPDPDAPARLPVDRSFTMAGFGTVVTGTLWAGRIRTGDVLALLPAGREVRVRQVQSHGEAVDEARAGQRAALNLVGVARGEVARGDVLAVPGAYRPSRTLDVRLRMLESAPPLRHHDRIRFYLAADEVIGRVRLLDRDALTAGAEAVAQLRLERDTVAARGDPFVIRRYSPMTTAGGGEVIAVDAPTRRRNAAAAAALASDAGAGLDTRVRAALHAAGRTGATVDETARLLGVTRERAAQHIEALAQSGHALLIRGRVFSAETTAAVRRDIVETLASHHAAAAWRAGIPREDLKRRAFASGDDRLYSAVLDALAAAGEISVGDALVRATSFTPVRTAGERAAAGAIADAYVRGRFTPPARAEVLAAIPDRAVGDRMFQALLDDGTLVDVGGVVFHGDAIAEIEARVVGHLREHGELTVAAVRDLLGSSRKYVLAALELLDARHVTRRIGDSRVLGRPADE; encoded by the coding sequence ATGACGTCGCGCCCCGCGGCCGCGCGAGTTCCCGTGACGCGCTACGCCGTGGTGGGCACCGCGGGCCACATCGACCACGGTAAGAGCGCGCTGGTGCGCGCCCTCACTGGGACCGACCCGGATCGTCTCGCCGAGGAGCAGCGCCGGGGGATGACGATCGACCTCGGGTTTGCCCACGTCGATCTGCCGAGCGGTGTGCGCGCGGGCATCGTCGACGTCCCCGGCCACGAACGCCTGATCAAGACGATGCTCGCCGGCGCGACGGGCGTGGATCTCGTGCTCCTCGTGGTCGCGGCCGATGAGGGCGTCATGCCGCAGACACGGGAACATCTCGATATTCTCCGCTTCCTTCGAGTGCGGCGCGGCATCGTCGTGCTGACGAAGCTCGACCTCGTCACCGATTCGGAGTGGCTCGCGCTGGTACGCGAGGAGATCGCCGGCTTGGTGCGGGGCACATTCCTCGAGACCGCGCCGGTGGTCGCGGTCTCGGCGCGCACGGGCGCTGGGCTGCCGGAACTCCGCGAGCTGATCGACCGCGCGCTGGCCGACCTGCCAACGCCCGACCCGGATGCGCCCGCCCGGCTCCCAGTGGATCGGAGCTTCACGATGGCGGGGTTCGGCACGGTCGTCACCGGTACGTTGTGGGCCGGGCGCATTCGCACCGGCGACGTGCTCGCGCTCTTGCCGGCCGGCCGGGAGGTGCGCGTCCGGCAGGTGCAGAGTCACGGGGAGGCCGTGGACGAGGCGCGGGCGGGCCAGCGGGCCGCGCTCAATCTCGTCGGCGTCGCCAGGGGCGAGGTCGCTCGCGGCGACGTCCTCGCCGTCCCCGGAGCGTACCGGCCGTCGAGGACGCTGGATGTCCGGTTGCGCATGCTCGAGTCGGCGCCGCCGCTCCGGCATCACGACCGAATCCGATTCTATCTCGCCGCGGACGAGGTGATCGGCCGCGTACGCCTGCTCGATCGGGACGCGCTCACGGCCGGCGCCGAAGCCGTGGCCCAATTGCGTCTGGAGCGCGACACCGTGGCCGCGCGGGGCGACCCGTTTGTCATCCGGCGGTATTCGCCCATGACGACCGCGGGCGGGGGAGAGGTGATCGCGGTCGACGCCCCCACGCGCCGTCGCAACGCCGCGGCGGCGGCCGCGCTGGCCTCCGACGCCGGCGCCGGACTCGACACGCGAGTGCGCGCGGCTCTCCACGCCGCCGGGCGCACCGGCGCCACGGTGGACGAGACGGCCCGATTGCTCGGCGTGACTCGGGAGCGCGCGGCGCAGCACATCGAGGCGCTCGCGCAGTCCGGGCACGCCCTCCTGATCCGCGGCCGTGTGTTCTCCGCGGAAACCACGGCCGCTGTGCGCCGCGACATCGTCGAGACGCTTGCGTCGCACCATGCGGCCGCGGCGTGGCGCGCCGGCATCCCTCGGGAGGATCTCAAGCGACGCGCGTTCGCCTCTGGCGACGATCGATTGTACAGCGCGGTGCTGGACGCGCTCGCAGCTGCAGGCGAGATCAGCGTCGGGGACGCACTGGTGCGGGCTACGTCGTTCACGCCGGTGCGGACGGCGGGCGAGCGCGCGGCCGCCGGAGCGATCGCCGACGCCTACGTGCGCGGTCGCTTCACTCCCCCCGCGCGAGCGGAGGTGCTGGCGGCGATCCCGGACCGCGCCGTCGGCGACCGCATGTTCCAGGCGCTGCTCGACGACGGCACGCTCGTGGATGTAGGCGGCGTTGTGTTTCACGGTGACGCGATCGCTGAGATCGAAGCCAGGGTCGTCGGGCACCTCCGTGAGCACGGCGAGCTGACGGTCGCGGCCGTGAGGGACCTCTTGGGAAGCAGCCGCAAGTATGTGCTCGCGGCGCTCGAACTCCTCGACGCGCGCCACGTGACCCGCCGGATCGGTGACAGTCGCGTGCTCGGGAGACCGGCGGACGAGTAG
- a CDS encoding thiamine pyrophosphate-binding protein, translating to MARARAAASHSAAEALSQPWSRIVADVLLQHRVHMIGYVPDEVTGHLLTRLEADPACGVVCCTREEEAVATVAGAYLGGKRGAVILQTSGVGNSMNALGSFVVPYQIPMLLIVSERGGLGEFNPAQVPLGHAVPRVLDALGIQTFALTSESEIVPILGGAAELAFSTMMPVAVVLSMLLTGGKTLK from the coding sequence ATGGCACGAGCACGTGCGGCCGCGAGCCATTCTGCGGCCGAAGCCCTCTCGCAGCCCTGGAGCCGGATCGTCGCGGACGTTCTGCTCCAGCACCGCGTCCACATGATCGGGTACGTGCCCGACGAGGTGACGGGACATCTCCTGACCCGTCTGGAGGCCGACCCGGCGTGCGGCGTGGTGTGCTGCACGCGTGAGGAAGAAGCGGTGGCCACAGTGGCGGGTGCCTATCTCGGGGGCAAGCGGGGCGCCGTGATCCTCCAGACCAGCGGCGTCGGCAACTCCATGAACGCCCTGGGGTCGTTCGTCGTCCCGTACCAGATCCCGATGCTGCTGATCGTGAGCGAGCGCGGCGGGCTCGGGGAGTTCAATCCCGCTCAGGTCCCGCTCGGGCACGCGGTGCCGCGTGTGCTCGACGCGTTGGGGATTCAGACGTTCGCGCTGACGTCCGAGAGCGAGATCGTACCGATCCTGGGGGGCGCCGCGGAGCTGGCGTTCTCCACGATGATGCCCGTGGCGGTGGTGCTCTCGATGCTGCTGACGGGAGGCAAGACGCTGAAATGA
- a CDS encoding thiamine pyrophosphate-dependent enzyme, with amino-acid sequence MKRLDAIRRIVPLLADAAVVSNLGRNTYDLYEAADRAENFYMWGAMGSTSSVGFGLALAQPTRPVLVLDGDGSMLMSLGTLTTIAAHRPPKLVLVVFDNGTYETTGGQATHTTRGADLEAIARGAGIVHTLTAADLDTFASAVARALREPGPWFILAKVEQATAFARVPRRPIYFKDRFMEAIGTVGT; translated from the coding sequence ATGAAGCGACTCGACGCGATCAGGCGCATCGTCCCGCTGCTCGCCGACGCGGCAGTGGTCTCGAACCTTGGACGCAATACCTACGATCTCTACGAGGCCGCAGACCGTGCCGAGAACTTCTACATGTGGGGCGCGATGGGCTCCACCTCGTCGGTCGGGTTCGGCCTCGCGCTGGCGCAGCCGACCCGTCCGGTCCTGGTGCTGGACGGCGACGGCTCCATGCTGATGAGCCTCGGGACCTTGACGACCATCGCCGCCCACCGCCCTCCGAAGTTGGTGCTCGTGGTGTTTGACAACGGGACCTACGAGACGACCGGCGGGCAAGCGACCCACACCACGCGTGGCGCCGACCTCGAGGCGATCGCGCGGGGCGCGGGGATTGTGCACACACTGACGGCGGCCGATCTGGATACATTCGCCAGCGCCGTCGCGCGCGCGCTGCGCGAGCCGGGGCCGTGGTTCATCCTGGCCAAGGTCGAGCAGGCGACCGCGTTCGCGCGGGTGCCGCGGCGCCCGATCTACTTCAAGGACCGGTTCATGGAGGCGATCGGCACCGTCGGGACGTGA
- a CDS encoding AAA family ATPase, translating into MTTTGTYTDAYTVLDIRHVLSRFNANLRAIAQVTTCMSEEKVQDFVHDLQILAEYEYLVGVDLILVDVSGQKVRARAYAVSTEAWDWSVDLPGANLWPRTPAGSLDVVVTHSKSWTSLSAPQRAEFRARNEFKISWVPTEARPDTLQSDSRSGPQICQERLWARAQRLPVSTVSAGGETVDLFELRQALPDGSFTAREHDLVGFAARYERLKRHLRLLVDSEGIAQWSQRHYRVSVVICRLLGDRYPLNIFEGDVGTGKTVTAESIANRLAREDGAETQLYKLSTRVRRAGRVGQMSTLINQAFDVVARSAGQSRRTVLIIDEADSLAATRAQEHSHHEDKVAVNTLIQKIDDARRFTGRVLVFLCTNRFRTLDPAIARRAALIEPFRRPNDDERAELFQHDLADLGLTERELAELVNVTGPSGDRPGWTYSDPRTRLYPEVIARVFLMGRLAARTFLLSRVSFFHPRVWTTCE; encoded by the coding sequence ATGACAACCACAGGAACCTACACCGATGCCTATACGGTGCTCGACATCCGACATGTCCTGAGCCGCTTTAACGCCAACCTGCGGGCCATCGCTCAGGTCACGACGTGCATGTCGGAAGAGAAGGTCCAGGACTTCGTACACGATCTGCAGATTCTTGCTGAGTACGAGTACTTGGTGGGTGTCGATCTCATCCTAGTTGACGTATCCGGTCAAAAGGTGCGCGCGAGGGCGTACGCCGTGTCAACGGAGGCTTGGGATTGGTCCGTCGACCTGCCGGGCGCGAATCTCTGGCCGCGGACACCCGCAGGCAGTCTCGACGTCGTCGTGACTCATTCGAAGAGTTGGACGAGTCTATCAGCGCCACAGCGGGCAGAGTTTCGGGCGCGCAACGAATTTAAGATCAGCTGGGTTCCGACGGAAGCACGACCTGACACACTCCAGTCTGACAGCCGGTCCGGTCCGCAGATATGCCAGGAACGGCTATGGGCTCGAGCGCAGAGACTACCGGTGAGCACGGTCTCCGCAGGCGGCGAAACGGTCGACCTCTTTGAATTGAGGCAGGCGCTGCCGGACGGCAGTTTCACGGCTCGCGAACACGATCTCGTGGGTTTTGCCGCACGCTACGAGCGGTTAAAGCGACACCTGCGCCTGCTGGTGGACTCAGAAGGGATTGCCCAGTGGAGCCAACGACACTATAGAGTGAGCGTGGTGATCTGTCGCCTTCTCGGCGACCGTTATCCCCTTAATATTTTCGAAGGCGATGTCGGGACCGGCAAGACCGTAACGGCGGAGTCGATTGCCAATAGGCTGGCGCGTGAGGACGGTGCGGAAACGCAACTCTACAAACTAAGCACGCGCGTACGCCGCGCCGGCCGAGTCGGGCAGATGAGCACCCTCATCAACCAGGCTTTTGATGTCGTCGCTCGTAGCGCCGGCCAGAGTCGGCGGACCGTGCTCATCATTGATGAGGCGGACTCGCTAGCTGCTACTCGAGCACAGGAGCATAGCCATCATGAGGACAAGGTCGCAGTAAACACGCTGATTCAGAAGATCGACGACGCTCGGCGATTTACGGGCCGAGTGTTAGTGTTTCTATGCACAAACCGCTTCAGAACCCTGGATCCTGCCATCGCCCGTCGGGCGGCGCTCATCGAGCCGTTTCGGCGACCAAATGACGACGAGCGCGCAGAACTATTTCAACATGATCTCGCCGACCTGGGACTGACCGAGCGGGAACTCGCGGAACTTGTCAACGTTACAGGGCCGTCAGGCGATCGGCCTGGATGGACGTATTCTGATCCTCGAACTCGGTTGTATCCTGAAGTCATCGCTCGGGTGTTCCTGATGGGCCGGCTCGCGGCTCGGACTTTCTTGCTGTCGCGCGTGAGCTTCTTCCATCCCCGAGTATGGACGACGTGTGAGTGA
- a CDS encoding AMP-binding protein — MVVSSSPLLGRRIHIAGSAAKTDDRHTVCYTHELIKAVVERLVAAASRVAHWLVGSGITAGTRAAVLMRNGASFVATTHALTKLGAVMVPLHARLTKPDLVRQLDGVGAPAVICDGARPGGGSANRACARCGGARARTT; from the coding sequence ATGGTCGTATCCTCGAGCCCGTTGCTAGGAAGGCGCATCCACATCGCGGGAAGCGCCGCAAAGACTGATGACCGCCACACTGTATGCTATACTCACGAGCTGATCAAGGCCGTGGTGGAACGGCTGGTCGCCGCCGCGAGCCGGGTCGCACACTGGCTCGTCGGCTCGGGGATAACGGCCGGGACGCGGGCGGCGGTCCTCATGCGGAACGGCGCGTCGTTTGTCGCCACCACGCATGCGCTGACGAAGCTCGGCGCGGTCATGGTGCCGCTGCACGCGCGGCTCACGAAGCCCGATCTCGTGCGGCAGCTCGACGGCGTGGGCGCGCCCGCGGTGATCTGTGACGGCGCCCGGCCAGGCGGCGGCTCTGCCAACCGCGCGTGCGCTCGTTGCGGAGGAGCCCGAGCCCGAACCACATGA